Proteins from a single region of Armatimonadota bacterium:
- the ctaD gene encoding cytochrome c oxidase subunit I: protein MATTTLNPAAPAVRSGLYEWLTTTDHKKIGIMYLINSIVFFLMGGILALVVRAELAQPGLQLIDEAFYNQAFTMHASFMLFLFVIPILAGFGNYVVPLQIGAPDMAFPRINALSFWLLPLGGLLMGSGFFVSGGSAASGWTEYPPLSGGQFNGTGTDLWIMGLTLIGTSSILGAINFLVTIFKMRAPGLTLFRMPILVWTVLVTSVLVLMATPVLTSALVMLFIDRNYGGHFFDPNNGGNAVLYQNIFWFYSHPAVYIMILPAMGIISEILPVFSRKPLFGYKAFVFATVGIGALGFSVWAHHMFTTGAVFLPFFSLMTFLIAVPTGVKMFNWIATLWRGQLTFSTPLLYAVGFLTMFLIGGINGAFSAAVPVDFAIHDTYWVVAHIHYVLFGGSVFAVFGGIYYWFPKMTGRMLGEGLGKIQFVLMFIGFNLTFFPMHQLGLAGMPRRIADYAAASGWSELNLAATIGGFVIAASMLPFLWNVLVSLRSGKVAGNDPWEANTLEWATSSPPPAYNFDHLPEIRSERPVFDARHGRTAAH from the coding sequence ATGGCCACCACGACCCTCAACCCGGCCGCCCCCGCCGTGCGCAGCGGGCTGTACGAATGGCTCACGACCACCGATCACAAGAAGATCGGGATCATGTACCTGATCAACTCGATCGTGTTCTTCCTGATGGGCGGGATCCTGGCGCTGGTCGTGCGCGCCGAGCTCGCCCAGCCCGGGCTGCAGCTCATCGACGAGGCCTTCTACAACCAGGCCTTCACGATGCACGCCAGCTTCATGCTGTTCCTGTTCGTGATCCCGATCCTGGCGGGCTTCGGCAACTACGTCGTGCCGCTCCAGATCGGCGCGCCGGACATGGCGTTCCCGCGCATCAACGCGCTGTCGTTCTGGCTCCTGCCGCTGGGCGGCCTGCTGATGGGCTCGGGCTTCTTCGTCTCCGGCGGCTCCGCGGCGTCCGGCTGGACCGAGTACCCGCCGCTGTCGGGCGGGCAGTTCAACGGCACCGGCACGGACCTCTGGATCATGGGCCTGACCCTGATCGGCACGAGCTCCATCCTGGGCGCCATCAACTTCCTGGTCACGATCTTCAAGATGCGGGCCCCGGGCCTGACGCTGTTCCGGATGCCGATCCTCGTGTGGACCGTGCTCGTGACCAGCGTCCTCGTCCTGATGGCGACGCCGGTCTTGACCAGCGCGCTGGTGATGCTGTTCATCGACCGCAACTACGGCGGCCATTTCTTCGACCCGAACAACGGCGGCAACGCCGTGCTCTACCAGAACATCTTCTGGTTCTACTCGCACCCGGCGGTCTACATCATGATCCTGCCGGCGATGGGGATCATCAGCGAGATCCTGCCCGTGTTCTCGCGCAAGCCGCTCTTCGGCTACAAGGCGTTCGTGTTCGCGACGGTGGGCATCGGCGCCCTGGGCTTCTCGGTCTGGGCGCACCACATGTTCACGACGGGCGCCGTGTTCCTGCCGTTCTTCTCGCTGATGACGTTCCTCATCGCGGTGCCCACGGGCGTCAAGATGTTCAACTGGATCGCCACCCTGTGGCGCGGCCAGCTGACGTTCTCCACGCCGCTGCTGTACGCGGTCGGCTTCCTGACGATGTTCCTCATCGGCGGCATCAACGGCGCCTTCTCCGCGGCCGTGCCGGTGGACTTCGCGATCCACGACACCTACTGGGTCGTGGCGCACATCCACTACGTGCTGTTCGGCGGGTCGGTGTTCGCCGTCTTCGGCGGGATCTACTACTGGTTCCCCAAGATGACCGGCCGGATGCTGGGCGAGGGCCTGGGCAAGATCCAGTTCGTGCTCATGTTCATCGGCTTCAACCTGACCTTCTTCCCGATGCACCAGCTGGGCCTCGCGGGCATGCCGCGGCGGATCGCGGACTACGCGGCGGCCAGCGGCTGGAGCGAGCTCAACCTCGCGGCCACCATCGGCGGCTTCGTCATCGCGGCGAGCATGCTGCCGTTCCTGTGGAACGTGCTGGTGTCGCTGCGCAGTGGGAAGGTCGCGGGCAACGACCCGTGGGAGGCCAACACGCTCGAGTGGGCGACGTCCTCGCCGCCGCCGGCCTACAACTTCGACCACCTGCCCGAGATCCGCTCGGAGCGCCCGGTCTTCGACGCCCGGCACGGCCGGACCGCGGCCCACTAA